The Chryseobacterium indologenes genomic sequence GGTGAGTAATCCCACCCTTTCTTCTACAGCTGTTCAGCATATCAGTAAACATTTTGATATTGTTCTGGCTATCGATATCCACTGGACATTGATTCCGCCGCCGCCGTCATTCATGCTGATTCCATTGCCATTGCCACATCCGTTTATCGGAATTGTCTTTGATATTATGGATTATATTAAATTTTCAATTCCGATTCCTCAATTTATCAGGAATATGAAATCCGATCTTCCCGAAAGTATCCCGATGGGAGGCTCAATATATGTTCATGGCAGACATAAGGCGACTACAACAACCAGTGTGATGGGAGTTATTATTCCCTTTAAACATGTTACTTCACTGATTCCTGTATATATGATTCCCTTTCTTCAGGAAGCTCCTCATGAAGGCGAAGTATATTATGGCTCACAAACAGTTCTGGCACAGGGAAGTAAAATGAGTGGCAATCAGCCACAGCAGGTTCTTACTTGTATGGGATTTCCTTTCGGGATGACCATGTTGCCGGCGATGCCCAATAAACCAAAGAAAAATCCGCTTGCTTATTTTGCTTTTTACAATAATTTTTCAAGCATGTATATCCAGATCAATACCGGTGGCCCCGTATTGGTAGGAGGTGCTTTCGTTCCCCATGTATATACTCCGGGAGAGATGATGATGCGACTGGCAGGGATGTTTCTGATGAGAAGCCTGACCAAAGGAATCGGAAAGGGGTTGACTAAGTTTAATCATTTTTTACAGGGAAAATTCGGAAAAACCAATCCTGTTTCAAAGGCCTTATGTAAGGTAGGGCTGGAGCCGGTGAACTTTGCTACCGGTGCCATGCTTTTTGAATGGGATGACTTTAAAATTGAAGGTAGTACCCCTATATCCTGGGAAAATGTGTGGTATAGTGACAGACCCTATCAGCACGGAATAGTAGGGAATGGTGTTTTCAATAATCATGACCTTTATATTGTTCCGGATGAAGAAGATAAGGTAGCAGCATGGATTCACCCTGAGGAACTCCAGCCTATGGCAATTCCTTATCCTGAAGTGGAAGAAGAGCCTACCTACTATAGAAGCCAGAAAATCTGGCAGTACAGACCGGATGAAAAAATCTGGATCATTCGTAAAGGAACGGATATTTATACCTACCAACGTTTTCATCACCATACAGAAGGCGTGATCTTCAAAGTTGTTTATATTGAATACGGTGATGGAACCGTCAGAGAATATGAATATCAGGATCAGAATATAGTTTTAAAAAGGATCAAAGACGTTAAAAGTGGTTCCAGTATAGAAACTGTTCTTCATCCTGAGGTTAAAAAGATTTCGGAAGTCTATTATTGCTATAAAAATCAGAGAGATCTGCAGGTTCGTTACGATTACGATGAGTCCGGAAATCTTACGCATGTCTGGGATATTCATAAGAAAGCAATTATTTTCCAATATGATGGTGAAAACCGCATCATTAAAAGAATCAACAGAAATGGTATGGTGTACCAGTGGGAATATGATGAAAAAGGAAGGGTAATTCACACAAAAGGTCTTGACGGATTTATGGAAGGAAGATTGCGCTATGATGAGGAAGAAGGGTATACGGAGGTTATCTATCCAAGAAAAAATAATAAAACAGAACAATATTTCTACGATGAAGATTATCTGGTCTATAAAATAATAGATGGTGAAGGCGGCGAAACATGGTATGATTATACCTCCTATAATGAATTGAAAATGATAGGAACTCCTGAAGGAAGAGTTCAGGGCTATACCTACGACGATATGGGGAATATTGCGGTTTTCCACAGTCCGGATGGTGAAGAATACCATTATCAGTACAATGAATTCGGACAGGTGATCGCACGTTTCACACCTTCAGGTACTTCGGAAATCTGGAATTATGATGATGAAGGAAAATTAATCAATTATACAGATGCCGCCGAAGAAAGCATTTATTATCAATATCGCGATGATGAAAAGCTTCCGGAAAGCAGCAGGCGAAAAGATATTACCACTCATTACGAATACAATCAGAGAGGGCAGCTCACCAGATTGTCCAATACCGTAGGGAAAGAACAGTACTGGAAATATGATGAGTACGGAAGATTACAGGCCTTTAGTCCAAAACCTTTAACCAGAATCCTGTGGAACAGGGATAGAATGGGAAGAGTTGTGGAGATCAATGAACAGGGACAATTGCCGTTGAAACTTCGGTACGATGCTTACGATCTTCCCGTGTATGCTACCGATGGGCAGGCCGAATGGCTGATGAGCTACACTCCAATGGGTAGCTTAAAACGGCAGGTTCGCAGGAACTCACTGACGTATAAAAAAGAAGAAACACTGGTTTTCGGATATGATGCATATGAAAATTTAACCACTATTACCAACGAAAAAGGAGAGGTTTATCATTTTGAAAGAAATAACAACAATGAAGTAACCGGAGAAACAGGTTTTGACGGTCAAAAGAAATTTTTTGTGAGAGATAAAGACGGTCTGGTTACCCAAAGCAGAACCCCTCAAGGAAAAAATACATTGTATGAATATGATTTGGGAGGACGCCTTACTCAGGTTCATTATCCTGATGGAACCTGGGAAGCTTACCAGTACGATACGTCAGGGTTATTGATCAATGCAGATAATGAAAACAGCAGTGTTGCCTTTCAAAGAAATAAATTAGGTCTGGTTACATCAGAAAAACAAGGAGAACATTCAATCCGGTATCAATATGATCATGATGGAAATCTGGTCAGCCTGCAAAGCAGCCTAGGGGCAGATATTGATTATACCTATAATGAGTTGGGTTTGCTGACGGGCGTTGCTGCCAGAAATGACGATACTCCTTTGCCATGGCAGATGAATCTGAATATCACCCGTAACGGACAAATGCACAGCCGTGAAATGACCGGAGGTGTTGAAAGTACTTTCGAATTTGATCATATCGGGATGCCCGTAAGTCAGAAAGTTACGGTCAATAAAAAGACCGCTACTTTCCATAAAGATTATCACTGGGGCGCCGGAAGCCGATTGTTACAGGTAATGGACAGGGTTACCGGTGGAAGAACAAGATTTGATTATGATGCCTTCGGAAGCCTTATGGCTGCAGAATATCCTAATGGGGAAGTTCAGTATAAAAATCCTGACGAAACAGGAAGTGTGTATGAAAGTATAAAACGTACAGATCGGGTGTATGATAAAGGAGGAAAACTGATGCGGGATAAAAACTGGTTTTACCATTACGATGAAGAAGGAAATTTACTCTTAAAAAGTAAACGCCCCATCAATGCTGTTACACCTGATCACCAGGAAGAACAGGCCTATACACATCCTTTTTATAAAAATATCGCTTCCAACTGGACCAATACCTCAAAACTTCCGGAGGGAACTCATTTACCCGATGTAAGCAAAGACCTTCCAGAAGAAGTGCAGAACCCGGAATGGGAGCCCGGAGACTGGGGCTATTCCTGGATGGGTAACGGAATGTTGGCCAGCGTAAAACGCCCTAATGGTAAAGAAGTAAATTTTGAATATGACGCGCTGGGAAGAAGGATTTCAAAAATTGGAACAAAGAAAATAACTCGTTATATTTGGGACAGTGATGTTCTTTTACATGAATGGACTTATCATATTAATGATATCCCTCAAAATGAAATTGATGAAGAGGGAAACTTATATATTTCCAATGAGCCGAAAGAAAATATAATAACCTGGATTTATGAAGATGACGGGTACACGCCCGTAGCAAAATTAATTGGGGATGAACGGTATTCGATACTAAGCAATTATTTAGGTACTCCCATTCAGGCTTTTAATGGAGATGGTATTTTAGTTTGGGAGAGAGAACTTGATATCTACGGGAATGTAAGAAGGGAAAAAGGTGTTTCTCATTTTATTCCTTTCCAATATCAGGGTCAGTATTATGATGATGAAAGTAATTTATGCTACAACCGGTTCAGGTATTATGATGTAGATTCAGGATTATATATTAGTAAAGATCCCGTAGGTTTAATGGGAGGTTTCGGTTTATATAATTACGTTAAAGATATCAATGTATTATTGGATATTTTAGGTTTAATGGCCAATAATACTGCTATTGGTGATATGGCAGAAAAGAACTTTGTAGAGGGACTGGAGAAAAGAGGCTGGAAAATATATACTGAAATTAAAAACGGCTCTCAAAATGGTATTGATGTAGTAGCCCAGCATCCATTGACTAAAAAGGTTCACGTTTTTGAAGTGAAAGCAAACACATCAAGATTAAGTGTTCTTCAGAAAGGGGATGATTATATTCAAAACATCTTAGACGAGATAAGAAACAAGGGCACCTTAAGAGGACAAAAAATGGATGTGGGAATGGTAAGAACGGCAAACATTATTGATAGAGATATTAAAGCTCATGGTATAGAAGGCAGATTAATTAAATATAAAGTGAATAAAACTACCGGTGATGCTACGATGACACGGATGAGCAACTGGCCACAGAAATATAGATAAACTATGGAGCATAAAAAAATAATCAGCGAATTCAACAAGCAAATTAATAAAACAAAAAACGAAGGAGTAGATCAAACGGAGATCAATCAGTATTATGAATTGATTAAAGAAAGTATTCAGGATGATATTAAAGACGGTTTTAAAAAAACAATAGCCAGAAATCTTACTTTAGGTATTGGAGTACATGCAGGAGAATATCCCAAACATTTAATCTTAAATGACCAAAAAGAAGGCTGGAAATACATTACTCGTTACTTACTATGGCAGAAACATATTATGGAAAAACTTTTTAATGAAAAAGAAGTGACTCCAAGATCTGTTGGCTGTATCATCGGGTTGTCTGTATGGTGGGGGATGGAAGACCTGGCTGAGTTATCCAGAGCGTATTTTGGGCTTTTATTTAAAGATGACAGAGAAAAATATAAGCAGAAAGAATCATATCACCTGTTTATGGCAATCTTATATGATCTGTATACAAAGAAGGAGGTTAATAAAGACCTATACAGTGCTTTACCTGATGATAGTGTTTATAAGAAATTTCTTGATCATTGGGATACAACAGATGAAAGTCTGTTAAAAGATTTGCTTTTTGAAATAAGCGATTTCCATATTTACAGTTCTTTAGATTTAAAAGATAAATTTTCTGAAATTTTATCTCTGAACTATATCCCGGTTGAGATTAGATTGATTGAAAAAAATCAGAGAAGGAAAAGGGCTTGTTAATATTCAGGTTGATCATCCTTTGTTGAAGACTCAGCTGGCA encodes the following:
- a CDS encoding type IV secretion protein Rhs, which translates into the protein MADQNKNNIKSIKVSKPDMNPDRSLKVNADVTSVSWDKTTQGWKHGMKNNFDSLNPVSMVKSVAGGDDTQAKAGGTGGGGGGDSAVTAEKAAPESKVKLIKVSNPTLSSTAVQHISKHFDIVLAIDIHWTLIPPPPSFMLIPLPLPHPFIGIVFDIMDYIKFSIPIPQFIRNMKSDLPESIPMGGSIYVHGRHKATTTTSVMGVIIPFKHVTSLIPVYMIPFLQEAPHEGEVYYGSQTVLAQGSKMSGNQPQQVLTCMGFPFGMTMLPAMPNKPKKNPLAYFAFYNNFSSMYIQINTGGPVLVGGAFVPHVYTPGEMMMRLAGMFLMRSLTKGIGKGLTKFNHFLQGKFGKTNPVSKALCKVGLEPVNFATGAMLFEWDDFKIEGSTPISWENVWYSDRPYQHGIVGNGVFNNHDLYIVPDEEDKVAAWIHPEELQPMAIPYPEVEEEPTYYRSQKIWQYRPDEKIWIIRKGTDIYTYQRFHHHTEGVIFKVVYIEYGDGTVREYEYQDQNIVLKRIKDVKSGSSIETVLHPEVKKISEVYYCYKNQRDLQVRYDYDESGNLTHVWDIHKKAIIFQYDGENRIIKRINRNGMVYQWEYDEKGRVIHTKGLDGFMEGRLRYDEEEGYTEVIYPRKNNKTEQYFYDEDYLVYKIIDGEGGETWYDYTSYNELKMIGTPEGRVQGYTYDDMGNIAVFHSPDGEEYHYQYNEFGQVIARFTPSGTSEIWNYDDEGKLINYTDAAEESIYYQYRDDEKLPESSRRKDITTHYEYNQRGQLTRLSNTVGKEQYWKYDEYGRLQAFSPKPLTRILWNRDRMGRVVEINEQGQLPLKLRYDAYDLPVYATDGQAEWLMSYTPMGSLKRQVRRNSLTYKKEETLVFGYDAYENLTTITNEKGEVYHFERNNNNEVTGETGFDGQKKFFVRDKDGLVTQSRTPQGKNTLYEYDLGGRLTQVHYPDGTWEAYQYDTSGLLINADNENSSVAFQRNKLGLVTSEKQGEHSIRYQYDHDGNLVSLQSSLGADIDYTYNELGLLTGVAARNDDTPLPWQMNLNITRNGQMHSREMTGGVESTFEFDHIGMPVSQKVTVNKKTATFHKDYHWGAGSRLLQVMDRVTGGRTRFDYDAFGSLMAAEYPNGEVQYKNPDETGSVYESIKRTDRVYDKGGKLMRDKNWFYHYDEEGNLLLKSKRPINAVTPDHQEEQAYTHPFYKNIASNWTNTSKLPEGTHLPDVSKDLPEEVQNPEWEPGDWGYSWMGNGMLASVKRPNGKEVNFEYDALGRRISKIGTKKITRYIWDSDVLLHEWTYHINDIPQNEIDEEGNLYISNEPKENIITWIYEDDGYTPVAKLIGDERYSILSNYLGTPIQAFNGDGILVWERELDIYGNVRREKGVSHFIPFQYQGQYYDDESNLCYNRFRYYDVDSGLYISKDPVGLMGGFGLYNYVKDINVLLDILGLMANNTAIGDMAEKNFVEGLEKRGWKIYTEIKNGSQNGIDVVAQHPLTKKVHVFEVKANTSRLSVLQKGDDYIQNILDEIRNKGTLRGQKMDVGMVRTANIIDRDIKAHGIEGRLIKYKVNKTTGDATMTRMSNWPQKYR